One Chryseobacterium wanjuense genomic region harbors:
- the gap gene encoding type I glyceraldehyde-3-phosphate dehydrogenase — translation MSTIKVGINGFGRIGRLVFRAMTERDNIEVVGINDLIDATYMAYMLKYDSVHGIFPGEVSVEGNDLVVNGKRIRVTAERDPNNLKWNEIGADYIVESTGLFLDKENAAKHINAGAKKVILSAPSKDDTPMFVMGVNHKELTDDIKILSNASCTTNCLAPLAKVIHDNFGIVEGLMTTVHATTATQKTVDGPSAKDWRGGRAALNNIIPSSTGAAKAVGKVIPSLNGKLTGMSFRVPTVDVSVVDLTVRIEKAASYEEICSVIKAASEGELKGILGYTEDAVVSQDFVGDKRTSIFDKDAGIMLSPNFVKLVSWYDNEMGYSNKLVDMLVHAASL, via the coding sequence ATGTCAACAATCAAAGTAGGTATCAACGGGTTTGGTAGAATTGGACGTCTTGTTTTCAGAGCAATGACTGAAAGAGATAACATCGAAGTAGTAGGAATCAATGACCTTATCGATGCTACATACATGGCTTACATGTTAAAATATGATTCTGTACACGGGATTTTCCCAGGTGAGGTTTCTGTAGAAGGAAACGACCTTGTGGTAAACGGAAAAAGAATCAGAGTAACAGCTGAAAGAGACCCGAACAACCTAAAGTGGAACGAAATCGGAGCTGATTATATCGTAGAATCTACAGGTCTTTTCCTTGATAAAGAAAATGCTGCTAAACATATCAATGCTGGTGCAAAAAAAGTAATTCTTTCTGCTCCTTCTAAAGATGATACGCCAATGTTCGTAATGGGGGTAAACCACAAAGAACTTACTGACGATATCAAAATTTTATCAAACGCGTCTTGTACAACAAACTGTTTAGCTCCTTTAGCTAAAGTAATCCACGATAACTTCGGGATCGTAGAAGGTTTGATGACTACGGTACACGCTACAACGGCGACTCAAAAAACTGTTGACGGTCCTTCTGCGAAAGACTGGAGAGGGGGTAGAGCTGCTCTTAACAATATTATTCCTTCTTCTACAGGTGCTGCTAAAGCGGTAGGAAAAGTAATCCCTTCATTGAACGGAAAATTAACAGGTATGTCTTTCAGAGTACCGACTGTTGACGTTTCTGTAGTAGATTTAACGGTGAGAATTGAAAAGGCTGCTTCTTATGAAGAAATCTGTTCAGTAATCAAAGCTGCTTCTGAAGGTGAATTGAAAGGTATCCTTGGATACACTGAAGATGCTGTAGTTTCTCAGGATTTCGTAGGAGATAAGAGAACTTCAATCTTCGATAAAGACGCTGGTATCATGCTTTCTCCGAACTTCGTAAAACTTGTTTCTTGGTATGACAACGAAATGGGTTACTCAAACAAGTTGGTAGATATGTTGGTACATGCTGCTTCTTTGTAA
- the pfkA gene encoding 6-phosphofructokinase has product MKESAVKKIAVLTSGGDSPGMNAALRAVVRTANYYNIECYGVREGYNGLISGDFLKMGPRSVKNIINQGGTILKSARSMEFKTKEGRQKAYDNCVKHGVDALVCIGGDGTFTGAKIFNEEFGIKVIGVPGTIDNDIFGTDNTIGYDTALNTAMEAIDKIRDTATSHNRVFFVEVMGRDAGFIALNSGLATGALDILIPEKKDSMSDLFANFRNAEKTGKASSIVVVAEGERLANIYELAEQTKQEFPDYDIRVTILGHIQRGGSPSCADRVLASRLGYGAVVGLMEGQTNVMAGMRSNDIVYTPIEEAIKKHNEINKDLLLISEILAI; this is encoded by the coding sequence ATGAAAGAGAGTGCTGTAAAAAAAATTGCAGTTCTTACTTCAGGAGGAGATTCTCCGGGTATGAATGCAGCATTAAGAGCGGTGGTAAGAACCGCAAACTATTATAACATAGAATGTTACGGAGTACGAGAAGGCTATAATGGTCTGATCAGCGGGGATTTCCTGAAAATGGGACCTCGTTCTGTAAAAAATATAATCAACCAGGGCGGAACTATTCTGAAATCTGCCCGTTCCATGGAATTTAAAACTAAAGAAGGCCGCCAAAAAGCTTATGACAACTGCGTAAAACATGGTGTTGACGCGTTGGTTTGCATTGGTGGGGACGGAACTTTTACCGGAGCAAAAATTTTTAACGAAGAATTCGGAATCAAAGTAATCGGTGTACCGGGAACTATTGATAATGATATTTTCGGGACTGACAACACCATCGGATATGATACAGCCTTGAATACAGCAATGGAAGCGATAGATAAAATCCGTGATACGGCAACTTCTCACAACAGGGTTTTCTTTGTTGAAGTAATGGGTCGTGATGCTGGTTTTATTGCTTTAAACAGCGGATTGGCAACTGGTGCTTTGGACATTTTAATTCCTGAGAAAAAAGACAGTATGTCTGATCTTTTTGCCAATTTCAGAAATGCTGAAAAAACTGGGAAAGCTTCCAGTATTGTGGTCGTAGCTGAAGGTGAAAGGCTGGCCAATATTTATGAACTTGCAGAGCAGACTAAACAGGAATTTCCTGATTATGACATTCGTGTTACGATTTTAGGACACATCCAAAGAGGTGGGTCTCCAAGCTGTGCAGACAGGGTTTTGGCGAGCAGATTGGGTTACGGAGCCGTAGTAGGATTAATGGAAGGACAAACAAACGTAATGGCAGGGATGCGTTCCAACGATATTGTGTACACACCTATCGAAGAAGCCATTAAAAAACATAATGAAATCAACAAAGATCTTTTACTGATTTCAGAAATTTTAGCAATCTAA
- a CDS encoding TIGR03915 family putative DNA repair protein, with protein sequence MTTLLYDGSFDGLFTAIFEVFEYRYQDVEIVSRERFHQENIFAEIHEVITQNDKAERVLNKLEQNIGKSGIHDLLKVYLSEDTESEQLILSAVKQSIKHPDENILQNYADNDMLKISKICKSVSRERHRMTAFVRFEKMQDDVFFAKIDPDFNVLPLIRKHFKDRYQDQKWMIYDLRRNYGILYDLESCDFFYPDEKLDLNKYQQKFHDEETQYQTLWQRYFTKTNIVERKNLKLHIQHVPRRYWKYLTEKY encoded by the coding sequence ATGACCACCCTACTCTACGACGGCAGTTTCGACGGGCTTTTCACAGCGATATTTGAAGTTTTTGAATATCGTTATCAAGATGTGGAAATTGTAAGCAGAGAAAGGTTTCATCAGGAAAATATTTTTGCGGAAATCCATGAGGTGATTACTCAAAATGATAAAGCTGAAAGAGTTTTAAATAAATTAGAACAAAACATCGGAAAATCCGGAATCCATGACCTTTTGAAGGTTTATTTATCGGAAGATACTGAATCGGAACAGCTTATTTTATCTGCGGTAAAACAATCTATAAAACATCCGGATGAAAATATTTTACAAAATTATGCCGATAATGATATGTTGAAAATTTCCAAAATCTGCAAATCTGTAAGTCGGGAAAGGCACCGGATGACAGCTTTTGTCCGTTTCGAAAAGATGCAGGATGATGTTTTTTTCGCTAAAATCGATCCTGATTTCAATGTTCTTCCTTTGATTCGAAAACATTTTAAAGACCGTTACCAGGATCAAAAATGGATGATCTATGATCTGAGAAGAAATTATGGAATTCTCTATGATCTGGAAAGCTGCGATTTTTTTTATCCTGATGAAAAATTAGACTTAAATAAATATCAGCAGAAATTTCACGACGAGGAAACGCAATATCAGACGCTTTGGCAACGGTATTTTACGAAAACCAATATTGTCGAGAGAAAGAATCTGAAACTACATATTCAGCATGTTCCGAGGAGATATTGGAAGTATTTGACGGAGAAATATTAA
- a CDS encoding putative DNA modification/repair radical SAM protein → MNFDRLKEKLEILADAAKYDVSCSSSGGTRKNTKGALGDSSASGICHTYTEDGRCVSLLKILLTNHCIYDCAYCVSRSSNDIKRAAFTVEEVVDLTINFYRRNYIEGLFLSSGIFKNADTTMERLVRVAKKLRLEENFNGYIHLKSIPGASDELMQEAALYADRLSINLEIPTESGLKLLAPEKNRQDMLNPMKYIQNGIAQYKDEKKIFRKVPKFAPAGQSTQMIVGATNENDLQIIKVADHFYKNFNLKRVYYSGYVPVLEDKRLPSLTTEVPMLRENRLYQSDWLMRFYGFKAEEILDPNMPFLDLEVDPKLSWALRHLHQFPVNLQTADYQMILRIPGIGVKTAQKIVSARRFQVLTLDHLKKLGAAVNRARYFIDFNTGNAYLKYLTDKNFRKLLIGGSSSKFHNQFSQQLTLF, encoded by the coding sequence ATGAATTTTGACCGCCTCAAAGAAAAACTCGAAATCCTTGCCGATGCAGCGAAATATGACGTTTCGTGCTCATCCAGCGGAGGAACGAGAAAGAATACGAAAGGCGCTTTGGGAGACAGTTCTGCGAGCGGAATCTGTCATACCTATACCGAAGACGGACGATGTGTTTCGCTTCTCAAAATTCTATTGACCAATCATTGTATTTACGACTGTGCTTATTGTGTTTCCAGAAGTTCGAATGATATTAAAAGAGCTGCGTTTACAGTAGAAGAAGTCGTTGATTTAACGATCAATTTTTACCGTAGAAACTATATTGAAGGGTTATTTTTAAGTTCAGGAATTTTCAAAAATGCGGATACCACGATGGAACGATTGGTTCGCGTCGCGAAAAAATTACGCCTGGAAGAAAATTTTAACGGATATATTCATTTAAAATCAATTCCCGGAGCGAGCGATGAACTGATGCAGGAAGCAGCTTTGTACGCCGACAGATTATCCATTAATCTTGAAATTCCTACAGAAAGTGGCCTCAAATTACTGGCTCCTGAAAAAAATCGACAGGATATGCTCAATCCGATGAAATATATTCAAAACGGAATTGCGCAATACAAGGACGAAAAGAAAATTTTCAGGAAAGTTCCGAAGTTTGCGCCGGCAGGACAATCCACGCAGATGATTGTAGGTGCTACGAATGAAAATGACTTACAAATTATCAAGGTTGCCGATCATTTTTATAAAAATTTTAATCTTAAAAGAGTTTACTATTCCGGGTATGTTCCGGTTTTGGAAGATAAAAGACTGCCTTCTTTAACGACGGAAGTTCCGATGCTTCGGGAAAACCGTTTGTATCAATCGGATTGGCTTATGCGTTTTTATGGTTTTAAAGCAGAAGAAATTTTAGATCCGAATATGCCGTTTTTAGATTTGGAAGTCGATCCGAAATTAAGCTGGGCTTTGAGACATCTTCATCAATTTCCTGTTAATTTGCAGACTGCAGATTATCAGATGATTTTAAGAATTCCCGGAATTGGAGTAAAAACTGCGCAGAAAATTGTCAGTGCAAGACGTTTTCAGGTTTTAACGTTGGATCATTTGAAAAAGCTGGGTGCAGCGGTGAATCGGGCGAGATATTTTATCGATTTTAATACAGGAAATGCGTATTTGAAATATTTAACGGATAAAAATTTCAGAAAACTGTTGATTGGCGGAAGTTCTTCAAAGTTTCATAATCAATTTTCGCAGCAACTGACGCTTTTTTGA